The proteins below are encoded in one region of Triticum aestivum cultivar Chinese Spring chromosome 1B, IWGSC CS RefSeq v2.1, whole genome shotgun sequence:
- the LOC123144989 gene encoding cytochrome b561 and DOMON domain-containing protein At3g61750, whose amino-acid sequence MARAVAAAAAALAAVLVSVLAPAAMAQMDSCSGDLPFALVGNYSGLACQPVWNNFVLRYHQDKNNVLRVVLSTMYSTGWVGMGFSRDGLMIGSSAMVGWMGKKGLPHIRQFSLRSKSGSKAAVVDRGFLVSNDHDHTVVVQQAKIYVAFQLKFSYRLSHQHIILAFGPGVPVKNKLSKHQDKTSFTFDFTTGKGFADGPFPYGLRRAHGGLNLFAWGILMPIGAILARYFRRMDPLWFYLHVGIQFAAFIIGLAGVVAGVALYSKIQADIPAHRGLGIFILFLGILQVLAFFLRPNTDSKYRKYWNWYHHWSGRLVLFFAAVNIVLGIHVGGGHDSWKIGYGFNLAILLVAVIGLEFMLWTRWSKNSASTPTY is encoded by the exons ATGGCGCGTgcggtggccgccgccgccgcggcgctgGCCGCCGTGCTGGTGTccgtgctggcgccggcggcgATGGCGCAGATGGACAGCTGCAGCGGCGACCTGCCGTTCGCGCTCGTCGGCAACTACTCTGGCCTCGCCTGCCAGCCCGTCTGGAACAACTTCGTGCTCCGG TACCACCAGGACAAGAACAACGTGCTGCGGGTGGTGCTGTCGACCATGTACAGCACGGGGTGGGTGGGGATGGGCTTCTCGCGGGACGGCCTCATGATCGGCTCCAGCGCCATGGTGGGGTGGATGGGCAAGAAGGGCCTCCCCCACATCCGCCAGTTCTCCCTCCGCTCCAAGTCCGGCTCCAAGGCCGCCGTCGTCGACCGGGGCTTCCTCGTCTCCAACGACCACGACCACACCGTCGTCGTGCAGCAGGCCAAGATCTACGTCGCGTTTCAGCTGAAATTCTCCTACCGCCTCTCCCACCAGCACATCATCCTCGCCTTTGGCCCCGGCGTCCCCGTCAAGAACAAGCTCTCCAAGCACCAGGACAAGACCTCCTTCACATTCGACTTCACTACTG GGAAAGGATTCGCCGACGGGCCCTTCCCCTACGGCCTTCGGCGGGCGCACGGAGGGCTCAACCTCTTCGCCTGGGGCATCCTCATGCCCATCGGCGCCATCCTGGCCCGCTACTTCCGGCGCATGGATCCGCTCTGGTTCTACCTCCACGTCGGCATCCAGTTCGCCGCCTTCATCATCGGCCTCGCCggggtcgtcgccggcgtcgcGCTGTACAGCAAGATCCAGGCCGACATCCCGGCGCACCGCGGCCTCGGCATCTTCATCCTTTTCCTCGGCATCCTGCAG GTTCTGGCCTTCTTCCTGAGGCCCAACACGGACTCCAAGTACCGCAAGTACTGGAACTGGTACCACCACTGGTCGGGCAGGCTGGTGctcttcttcgccgccgtcaacATCGTGCTCGGGATCCACGTCGGCGGCGGCCATGACTCGTGGAAGATCGGCTACGGTTTCAACCTCGccatcctcctcgtcgccgtcatcgGGCTCGAGTTCATGTTGTGGACCAGGTGGTCCAAGAACAGCGCTTCCACGCCGACATACTGA
- the LOC123144997 gene encoding GDSL esterase/lipase At4g16230: MASRFTLLACIGALFAGAATAVPPATFVFGDSLVDAGNNNYIVTLSRANYAPNGIDFNGHQPTGRYTNGRTIIDILGQEMGLGGFVPPYMDPNTTGDVLFGGVNYASGGGGILNQTGSIFGGRINLDAQIDKYAKNRRDMMTRRGEVAAVSRLRGALFSVTMGSKDFINNYLAPILSAPERAVTPPETFINGMIAKYRQQLIRLYLLDARKIVVVNVGPIGCIPYLRDIMTTGAGAGAGACAEFPNQLAQSFNRKLRAVVTELGAGLGGSRFVYADVYRIVSDIIANYKSHGFEVADSACCYVGGRFGGLAPCAPASSYCADRSKYVFWDAYHPSDAANALIASRILDGDPADISPVNVRHLVLDDA, from the exons ATGGCATCCCGTTTTACTCTACTTGCGTGCATCGGCGCGCTGTTTGCCGGCGCCGCTACCGCTGTTCCGCCGGCAACATTCGTCTTCGGCGACTCGCTCGTCGACGCCGGCAACAATAACTACATCGTCACGCTGTCCCGGGCGAATTACGCCCCCAACGGCATCGATTTCAACGGCCACCAGCCCACCGGCCGGTACACCAACGGCCGGACCATCATCGACATACTAG GGCAAGAGATGGGGCTGGGAGGGTTTGTGCCGCCCTACATGGACCCAAACACCACCGGCGACGTCCTGTTCGGAGGCGTCAACTacgcctccggcggcggcggcatactCAACCAGACCGGAAGCATCTTC GGTGGGCGTATAAACCTGGATGCGCAGATTGACAAATACGCCAAGAACCGGCGCGACATGATGACACGGCGCGGGGAGGTGGCAGCGGTGAGCCGGCTGAGGGGCGCGCTCTTCTCGGTCACCATGGGCTCCAAAGACTTCATCAACAACTACCTGGCCCCCATCCTCTCCGCGCCGGAGCGCGCCGTGACGCCCCCGGAGACCTTCATCAACGGCATGATCGCCAAGTACCGGCAGCAGCTCATC AGGCTGTACCTTCTGGACGCCCGTAAGATCGTGGTGGTGAACGTGGGGCCGATCGGCTGCATCCCTTACCTGAGGGACATCATGACGACCGGGGCCGGAGCCGGGGCCGGGGCGTGCGCCGAGTTCCCGAACCAGCTGGCCCAGTCCTTCAACCGCAAGCTGCGCGCCGTGGTGACCGAGCTGGGCGCCGGCCTCGGCGGCTCGCGCTTCGTCTACGCCGACGTCTACCGCATCGTCTCCGACATCATCGCCAACTACAAGTCGCACG GGTTCGAGGTGGCGGACTCGGCGTGCTGCTACGTGGGCGGGCGGTTCGGCGGGCTGGCGCCCTGCGCGCCCGCGTCGAGCTACTGCGCGGACAGGTCCAAGTACGTGTTCTGGGACGCGTATCACCCCAGCGACGCCGCCAACGCGCTCATAGCCAGCCGCATCCTCGACGGCGACCCGGCGGATATCTCCCCTGTCAACGTGCGCCACCTGGTCTTGGACGATGCTTAG